The window ATGGGCCGTTCGGCGATCTGCTGGACTTCTGCAGGCGGGTGGATGGGTCCAAGGTCAACCGGAGGGTCCTGGAAGGCCTCATCCAGTGCGGGGCCTTTGATTTTACCGGGGAGTACAGGTCGAGGCTCTTTGCCGGGCTCGATGACGCCCTTCGTATCTGCGGGGCCAATCACGACCCCAATCAACTCAATATCTTCGGATCTCTGGCACTCCAAAACGGGGGCGCCGGGGGGCTCCTTGAACTCCCGGACATCCCCGAATGGTCTGAGGCAGAGCGGTTGAGAAAAGAAAAGGAGGGCCTGGGGTTTTATATTACCGGACACCCCCTGGACAGCTTCAGGCAGGAGATCGATCGGTTTGCCACGTGCCTCATCCAGGACCTTCACACCCGTAAGGACAAGGGGCAGGTCAAGATCGCCGGCGTGTTGGCAGGTGTCAAGATCAAGCGGACCAAGCGGGGAGAAAAGATGGCTGTCGTTCAATTGGAGGACCTGACCGGCTCCACCGAGGTGGTGATATTTCCGGATGTCTTTGCCGGGGCCTCCCCCCTCCTGAAGGGGGACGAGCCCCTCCTCATTACCGGGAGCGTGGAGATCGGCGAAACCGCGGCCAAGATCCTTGCAAAGGAGATCGAGAGGCTCAGCGATGTCCGCCTGAGTGTGGTAAAGGCCATCACGGTGGCCCTGGAAAACGGGAGGGCTTCACGGGAGATCCTGGAAGACCTGCGGGATATTGTTTTCAGATATCCCGGGGAGAGCCGGCTCTTGTTCAAGGTGGGCATGTCCGGAGGGAATCCGCTCATGATATCCGCACACGGCCGGTTCAATGTGCTCCCCTGTAGAGGATTCCTGACCGAGATGGATGAACTTCTGGGATACCGGGCGTGGGAACTGATTTAGGGCTGGATGCTGGGTACTGGATGCTGGATGATAGCTTAATACCTCAGCAGCTTAACAGCTCAGCAGCTTACCAGCTCATCAGCTCAATCCCTCACGCCCTACACCTTATGTTATTACGAGAAACGCGACCCCAATAAACGCAATAAACTCAACCAACTCAGCAAACCCACAACGCGCAACGAGTAGCGCGCAACCAGATAAGGAGGCCCTTATGGGTCGGGTGTCTGCAAGAAAAATCGGGCCACGCGATCTCCTGTGGCTGGGGATGGCGTGTTTTTGCGGGATCTGTCTTGCGGCGGTTTCATGGGCCGCCAAGGAGGAAGAAATGAACAAGGGGGCTGAAGTAACGGTCAGAGAGGCCCTGGGGGCAGGAAGGTGGTTTCCAGGAAACGGAATGGAACTGAAGGCAATGATTGATGAGTACATGGAGAATGCCCGGGTGGCTGAGGTGAACGGCAGGATCGTGGCCGCCATTGCCCCCCACGCGGGATATATCTACTCCGGGAAGGTGGCCGGTTACACGTTTCGGGCCATAAGGGACAACGCCGCCGCCCGGGGCCGGCCCGATACGGTGGTGGTGCTCGGGATAGGGCATCGCGAAGGCTTTCAAGGGGTGGCGCTCATGGAGGGCGACGTGCTGCGAACGCCCCTTGGGGATGCGGTGCTGGACAAGGCGAGCGGAGCACTTATGGCTGGGATAAGCCCCCGGATATACTTTGATTACACTCCTCATGCGGGCGAGC is drawn from Deltaproteobacteria bacterium and contains these coding sequences:
- the amrB gene encoding AmmeMemoRadiSam system protein B, whose product is MGRVSARKIGPRDLLWLGMACFCGICLAAVSWAAKEEEMNKGAEVTVREALGAGRWFPGNGMELKAMIDEYMENARVAEVNGRIVAAIAPHAGYIYSGKVAGYTFRAIRDNAAARGRPDTVVVLGIGHREGFQGVALMEGDVLRTPLGDAVLDKASGALMAGISPRIYFDYTPHAGEHSAENEIPFVQAALPGIPMIVGLVGDHDPRTLDDLAAGLEALSQKKRILVIASTDMLHDADYGLVTRTDKHTLEMVKIMDEAGIRKGWGYSKQIFCGIGPVLAAMRFAKQKGCEEGKVLFYRNSGDDFPESRGRWVVGYGAVVFAVPD